The DNA window AGGACAAACATTTTTTTACTGTGTTTCATCTTCCCTATCCGGTGTCTTATTCTCATCCGCTTCCTCCCCAAAAATGGTCCGTCCCTGCTCAAGGGTGGTCCGGTTTTTTTCCGTATACGGAACCGCCGGAATATGGATCGAAACTGTGGTTCCTTCATCCGGTTCGCTATCGATGACCAGCCCGTACTCTTTTCCAAACAGGATCTGGATCCGGTTGTTCACATTTACCAGGCCCACTCCCGATCCGTGCTTCTTCACTCTCTGGCTGTCCGTAAGCAGAAGATCCGCTTCCTCTTTCGCCATTCCAATGCCATTATCTTCTACAGCCAGAATGACCCGATCTCCTTCCAGCTTGCCTGTGATCTTGATCTCGCCCGCGTCGTCCATGCCGCTCACGCCATAGTTGATGGCATTTTCCAGAATCGGCTGCAGGATCAGCTTCACCGTACAGTAGGAATATACCGCCGGATCCACGTCAAAGGTAACGGAAAAAGAATTTTTATACCGGATCTTCTGGATATTCATATAGCTTTCCGCATGTTGGAGCTCATCCCTTACCGAGATCACCGTCCGCCCTTTTGACAGACTGATCCGGAAGAGTTTGGCAAGCTGGGAGATCATAAATACAGCCTCGTCGTTTTTCTCTCCCTCCACCATCCATGTGATGGATTCCAGGGCGTTATACAGGAAATGCGGATTGATCTGGCTCTGAAGCGCTTCCAGCTCACTTTTTCTTCTCTCGTTCTGTTCCCAGACAATCTCTTTCATAAGAAGGTCGATCTGCTCGTAGGACTTTTGGATCGAATAGCCCAGATGCCGGATCTCCTGTGAACCGCCGATATAGATACTGGGTTTTTCTCCCGCCTCATACTCTACCACCGAATCGTTGAGTTTTAAGATGGGCCTGGAGATCCTCACGGAAATCACCCGGTTGATCACCAGGAGCATCATGACCATCAAAAGGATCAGGATGATGATAAAATACCTAAGGTCCGCCATTCCATGGGTAAACGTGGAGTAGGGGATCACCCCCACCAGTTTCCATCCCGTATAGCTGACCGTATTGACGATAACCTTTCGGTTCTCTCCCTCAAAGTGTTCGTCATAAACACCGTCGTCCCGCCGGGCAGCGGCCTTGTTATTTTCACTGACGATCCCGTCGCTGACCTGGATCTGCTTGGGATGGTATATGACCTTCCCATTGCTGTCGCACAGATAATAGTACTGCCCGCTGCCGGTGGAATTGATCTGCGTCATCACCCGCGAGATCCCGCTGTAGTCCATGTCTACCAGCAGCACTCCAAGCTGTGATTCTCCCTGGTTCGTCAGCTCTACCACCCGGCTTAGGGAGATCACCCAGTAATACCGCTGGGTTCCGTCGTCAAACAGGTTCTGGATATGAGGCGTGGAAAAATGCATATTCTCCATTTCATCCATCGCTTGTATGAACCATTCCTGTTTCGTAACATCCGGGTCCTCTTTCTGGGAGACAACCGGTTCCGCCGCCAGAAGACTTCCGTAATTATTATAGATCGCAATGCTCCTTAGGTTGTCCCGATTGGCTTCATACAGCAGGTTCATTCCCTCCTGAATCTTCTCCGACTGGTCGGAGAAATCATTCTCCTTTACCACATTGTAGTAAGCCACATCTGAGATCTGGCGCATACGGATCAGGTAATCCTCCAGATTCTCCCCCGTCTGCTCCATCATTGTCTGGGAAGTCCGCACGACCTCCTGTCGGGCTGACATGGAGAACCACATGTACATAACGATCCCAAGGACCAGCATAATGGAGATGGAAATCACAGAAAACGCCAGCATAAGCGTTGACTGGATCCCTTTGGGTCTGAACTTTTCTAACCGGGCAATATACTTATCTTTCACTTCCTACATACTCCGTCCTGTACTTTGAAGGTGATACGCCATACTGTCTCTTAAATACATAACTGAAATAATTCGGGTCTGTATATCCTACGCTTTTGGCAATGGCATAACTCTTATCATTGGTTTCCAGCAGAAGCCGCAGAGCCTGTTCCATGCGGTATTCTGTCAGATATCCGATGAAAGATTTCCCCACTTCCTTCTTAAAGACTGTGGAGAAATAAGAATTCGACACTCCCAGCTCCCTGCATACCGTATCCAGCGAAAGCTCCGCCTCAAAGTAGTGGGCCTGCACATATTCCTTTGCCTTTGTGACGAAAGACTGGGTGGACATGCTTCTTGCGCGGATCATCTGCTCGTGCAGAGAAAGACAGATGTCTATAAGTCTTTCTCTCAGCGCTTCCGGCTCCAGGTCAAGAAACGTTCTATAAAGATCATCAATTCTCTTCCCAAATGCCTCCATCGAAATGTCGTGATTAGCGGAGAAGCGGTACAGCCCGCTCACCAGCTCCATGATCGCGATCTGATGTCCCTGAAGGGATTGGGCTGGAAAAGAATTCTGGGCCAGGTATCTGTCCGCCGCCTCCCTCACTTCTTGTTCAGACCCCAGACAGATCCGCTTAAACAGTTCCCCCAGCCTGGAATCATCCGCCGGATTGCCGCCCGCTGTCTCCTGGGGATCGATCTCCCGAATATTGATGGCCCGCGAAGCCCCGTAGATCGCCCGGTAGGAAACGGCCTCCCTGGCTCCGGCATAGGATTTGGCCAGTTCCAGAATATGTTTGGACACCTTTCCGACTCCCACGGTGACCACCGCCCCGATCATACGGCGGGCATATCTGCAGAATCTGTCACATTCATCTGTCAGATCCGCTACCTGCCGCTCTTCCTCAAGCTGGGCGATCATAACCGTATTCCCAAGATAAGAGAAGGTCTTTGCCCTCCACTTCTCCCCCAGCCGTTCCTCTGCCTGCTTCCGCACAGACGTGTCCAGCAGAAGCGGGTTCATCCCCTCCGGCACCTGCCTGGAAGATGTGTGGATCACCAGACAGCAGAACAAAGGCCCCGCAAATGTGATCTGATAATCCTGAAGAAATTTCTGAAGTTCGTTTTCCTGGATCCTGCCTTCGATCAGGGTGGAATAAAAGTTTGCCCGCAGGACCGGAAGGGATTCCATATAATATCTCTCCAGGACCTCCACGCTTCTTTTTTCACTGATCTCCTGATCCAGCTTGTTCTTTACCTGGGTAAACACTTCTTTGAGCTCCGCCGAATTGACCGGCTTGAGGATATACTCTTCCACTTCCAGATGGACCGCTTCCTTGGCGTACTCAAATTCATCAAAACCGGTAAAGATCAAGATCTTTGTCGCCGGAAACTCCCTCTTGATCTGCTGAGACAGCTCCATTCCGTCCATGTAGGGCATCTTAATGTCCGTCATTACAATGTCCGGCTGGTATTCTTCCACCATTTCCAGGGCCTTGACCCCATTGCTGGCATAGCCGATCACAGAAAGTCCCAGCTCTTCCCAGTTTATTTTCTTCATAATAACTTGAATGACTTCTTCTTCGTCATCTACCAACAGTACCGTATATTTATCCATATTTCTCATTCCTTCTGCGTCCAGTTTCTTTCTGATCATCCTTTTTCCATTATACCAAATGCGCAAATCGGTGTCAGCATTTTCTTTCTCTCCGGCAGACACAGCAAAAAAAACCAGATCCGCATCCATGGATACGGATCTGGTTTTTCTGAATGTATATTACATTCCCCAGCTTGTCTATTATTTTTTCTGAACGTATTTCAGGCAGTCCAGCGTTACCGCTACAAGAATGATGATACCTGAGAATACAAACTGCAGATTGGTGTCGATACCAAGGATCGTAAGAGAGTAGGTAAGGGCTGTGAAGATCAGCACACCGACTACTACACCAGAGATCTTACCGATACCACCTGTAAAGGACACACCGCCTACTACACAGGCTGCGATGGCGTCAGTCTCCCATCCTTGTCCATAAGCAGCGGAACCGGAACCAACCATTCTCGCACATTCCAGCCAGGAACCAAAACCATAGAGGATTCCGGCAAGTACGAATGCTCCCACCGTTACAGCGAATACAGAGATTCCTGATACTGCCGCCGCCTCTGCGTTTCCGCCGACTGCGTACAGGTTCTTTCCAAAGGTGGTTTTATTCCAGATAAACCAAACGATCACGATGGCCGCCACTGCCCACAGGATAATGGTAGGGAATCCGTTTACCTTTGGAATGATGATCGCCGGGATCGAAGGCTCGATAGCTCCAAAGGAAACTCCCTTGGTCGCGTAAGTTACAAGTCCGAAGATCATCAGCATGTTTGCCATGGTAGAAATAAACGGATGCATTTTAAATTTGGCGGTAAAGAATCCCGCAAGGGTGGTAAAAAATGTACACAAAAGGATACACATTACCAGCGCCAGGATCATTCTTCCCCCGATAGACATACCCGTAAAATCGAAGATATGCCCAAATACGCCTCCTGTGTTGACGCCCTGATGCATGATGATGGTAGCCGTCGTCATTCCCATACCTACCATACGTCCCACAGAAAGGTCGGTTCCTGCCAGAAGAATCAGTCCTGCTACTCCCAGCGCCAGGAACATTCTCGGCGAAGCCTGCTGCAGAATATTCAGCACGTTGTTATAGGTAAGAAGCGGTGATCCTTTGACCATCGGAGTAATGATACACAGAGCGACGAAGATCAGGATGATCGCAATATACAATCCATTTTGCAGAAGGAATGCCCTCCGGTTGAATGTATATTTGTAGTTCTCCCATTTCTGCGCGCTTGTCTCCAGGAATGTGAATTTGGACATCCGCAGCATATCGATCAGATGATATTTATAGCTATACGCGGCATGTCTGCGGTCTTTGATCTGCTGAAGGTTCTGCTCCAGCTCTACTTTCGCGTCAAACTGACGGTTTTTATAAACATAGTTTTCATCTTTGATCTCCTGGTGGTCAGAAAGCTTTGCAACCGTCTCTTTATGCTCTTTTTCCAGCTCTGCCAGCCGCTTCTGATATGCCGCTTTGGCTTCTGCCTTCTCGGCTTCACAACTGGCCTTTACCGGCTCATAATAATCTTTGTCAAAATGTTCTTTGAGATACGCCTCCGCCTTGGAGATCAATTTGGATATCTCGTCTTTATTCTTTGCTTCTACCGCTTTCGCCGTCTCCAATTCTTTCTGGATCTTTGCGATCGCGCTTTCTCTCTCACTCTTTGTCCGGCTCTTGTCTCTCTTGATCCCGTCGATCTTATTCTGAAGAGACACAACCTGGTCTGTACCGTCTTCTCTCAGGCTGTTGATCTTCGCCTGAATCTCTCCCACATGTTCATCGATCGGCTGGCGAAGCTTCAATTCCTGCTCAGCCGTTAGAACTTTACTATTTCCATTTGCCATATCTATCCATCTCCCTCACTATAGGTATTTCGCACTGAGTCTCAAAAGCTCCTCCTGATCCGTCTCTTTGGTGTTGACGATCCCGGACAGATGACCGTTGGACATTACGCCGATACGGTTTGTGATTCCCAGGATCTCCGGCATCTCTGAGGAAACAACGATGATCGTCTTCCCCTGTTTTGCCATATTGATGATCAGTTCATAGATTTCATATTTTGCACCTACGTCAATTCCTCTGGTCGGTTCGTCCATCATAAATACCTGGGGTTCCCGCTCCAGCCATTTCCCGAAGATCACTTTCTGCTGATTACCGCCGGAAAGACTTGTGATCATGTCCGTCGGCCCCATGCACTTGGTGCGCATGACTTTGATCTCCTTCATCGTTGCTTTTTCCATCTTGGCGTCAGAGAGAGCTGGTCCCGTCTTGTAACTGTCCAGATTCGCGATCGTCGTATTAAAGGTCAGGTCCCCTTTCAGGAACAGACCGTTGGCCTTTCTCTCCTCTGTGATCATGGCAAATCCATGATCCATCGCTTCCTTCGCGCTGTTGAAATTCATCAGGCGGTTGTTAAAATACACACGCCCCGCCGCCCTGGTACGCACGCCGAAGATGGTTTCCAAAAGCTCTGTACGTCCCGCTCCTACCAAGCCGTACAGGCCAAAGATCTCTCCTTCTCTTACATCAAAAGAAATATCCTTCAAATATGGTTCAAATTTGGTAGACAGATGCTGAACAGACAGGATCACGTCTTTCGGCGTATTGTCTACCGGCGGGAAACGGTTCTCTAAAGAACGTCCCACCATTGCCGCGATCAGTTCGTTCATATCCGTATCTTTGGAATCTTTGGTCATAACAAGATTTCCGTCCCGGAGCACAGAAATCTCATCACAGATCTCAAAAATCTCATCCATTTTATGAGAAATATAGATCAGCGCAATGCCCTGTTCTTTCAACATCCTCATCATTTCAAAAAGCTTTTCTACTTCCTGTACCGTCAGTGAAGATGTAGGCTCGTCAAGAACGATCACCTTGGCGTTGTAAGAGATCGCTTTGGCAATCTCGCACATCTGTCTCTGGGATACAGACATATTCCGCATGGGCTGGGTAAGGTTGACCGTCATGCCCAGCTTTCGGAAGAGTTCGGAAGCTTCCTTCTTCATCCTGCCTTCATCTATGACTCCCAGAGAATTGACCGGATAACGTCCCAGGAACAGATTGTCCATTACGTTTCTTTCCAAACACTGGTTCAATTCCTGATGGACCATCGCGATCCCATTTTCAAGAGCGTCCTTAGGCCCGGAAAAGCTTACTTCCTTTCCGTCCAGAAAGATCTTTCCCTCATCTTTCTGATAAGTACCGAACAGGCACTTCATCATTGTCGACTTACCGGCGCCGTTTTCCCCCATCAGCCCCATGACTGTTCCCCGTTTTACATCCAGATTGATGTGATCCAGAACCCGGTTGCGGCCAAAAGACTTACACATGCCACGGATCGATAAGACGATATCATCTTTCTTATCTGCCATTCTTTTTACTCCTGTTCCTATTTTGGTATGCTGATTTTCAGTAACGTTTCTTAATAAATTATTAGGGAGAATTTCTTCTCCCTAATAACCCCTTCGTTCTTGTTTCAATAGCTCTTATTGACTAAGTATAGATGTGTAGGAAGACGCATTATCTGTCTTAACCATGTTAATGGCAAATGCATCATACTGGCTTGGATTTCCAAGACGGTTTGTAATGTTGGACTCTGTCTGTCCGTCGCCGCCGATGTACTCAACTTCCAGATTCAAAAGATCATCATAGTTCTGAAGCAGTGGCTGATAGGTAGAGCTTAAGAAGTTATCAGAAGCATTGTAGATGTTCAGCCATACTTTCTTGGTCGGAGATGTGCTCTCGTCAAGCTGTTTGGAAACAGGCTCGTAAACCTTCGTGGAGTCTGTGAAGTCCTTATAGTTTTCTGCGGTAACCGCAACGTTCAACGCATAGTAGGAACGCTCTTCTTCGCTGTATCTGTATACATCTTCACTCAGAACGTTTCCAGCGTCATCTGCTGTGCCGATACCAGTATCAATGTCTACGCCGTCCAGAGCGTTGCGCAGAACACGAAGTGTCAGGTAAGCCTGTACGTCTGCATGCTGGCTGATCGTTCCGCCATAGCCTTCTGCAATAGCTGCTACCGCGTCGTTGTTGGCGTCATATCCAAAGGTAGGAACTTTATTATCTTTGGACCATGCGTTGAACATAGACATTCCCATTCCGTCATTGTTAGAAACAACAACATCGATGTCATCTCCAAAAGAAGAAGACCATGTTCCGATAGCGTTTCCTGCTGTCGCGGCATCCCAGGTAGCTCCTGCGGAGTTCTTCATCTCCTGAGAAGCAAGCTCACGAACTACATAAGAAGTACCGTCTACTTCAAGGGTTCCATCCTGTACAGCAGATGCGGAACCATCTGTGTTTGTTCCGATTGGCTCACTGTTGATGTTGCCGTCCTTCTCAACGCCAGTTCCCAGAGCCTTGCGGACACCTCTTGTACGAGCGATAGAATCGTTATGTCCGATATCTCCGATTGCCAGAACATATCCGATCACTCCGTCTCCGTTCCGGTCGATGGTATCAATGTTGGCCTCAATGTAATCTTTCACCATGGTTCCCTGGAGTTCCGCACCCTGATTTGCGTCGAAACCTACATAGTATGTATTTTCGTTAAAGTTCAGAGCTGTCATATCCAGTTCTCCAGTTGAACTGTTGGAAGGCTGACGGTTGAACCAAACCAGAGGCTTGTCCTTGTTCGCCACTTCCCCGCTGGAACTGGAGCTTTCTCCTGAGCCAGAATCTCCGCTGTCTGAGGATCCGCCGGAACCACATGCAGCAATGGAAAGACTGAGCATAGCCATCATTGTCAATAAAGCCATCTTTCTTTTCATATACTTTTTCTCCCTTCTTTAAAGACTTTTTACGTCTTTTGTTGATATTGTCAGTATATCGGAAGCCTCCAAAAGAAAACATAGAATATTTTTGGGTCTACCTTCAAATTTTTCAGGTCCTACAATTTCCTTGAAATAAGAAGGCGGGTGATGTATAATTTATTAAAGATTTACTAATTAAGGAGTTAACCATGGATTATGAATTGAGAGAACAGTTTTTCACCTCCATCATCCATTTCCGGAAGCTGGAATCTTCCCTTTCTTCCGAATGTGAAATGCAGATGAATGAAATGATGATCCTTCAGAGCATTGCGGCCGGATGCTGCAGCGAATGTCCCTGCATGAATCTTGACGTGCCTAAGATGCAGAACAAACTGCACATCTCAAAACCCGCCATTTCCTATATCCTGAACACACTGGAGAAAAAAGATTACATTACGCGGGAGATCGACCCCAAGGACAGGCGCAAGGTTTCCATCAGCGCCACAGACAAAGGACGGGCGGCGGCAGAGCAGTCTTTAAAAAAATACGATCAGATCTGGGACGCGCTTCTTGACCGCTTTGGCGAAGATAACATGCGCCAGCTCATAGACTTGATCCATACGCTGGATGAACTTTATCTGTCCCTGGACAAATAACCTTTTTAAGAACCACATTTCTAAGAACCAAAACAGGACCGGCAATCCTAAGATCTGCCGGTCCTGATCTGAATCTTCTCCCCCTCCGCATAGGCCACCAGTTCATCCCTGCCGGATAGGTTCCCATCCAGCAGCCGGTCCGCCACCGCGTTTTGCAGCATGGATTGGATCGTCCGCTTCAGCGGCCGCGCCCCATACACAGGATCATATCCTCTCTGCGCCAGTTCTTCCACCGCGCTTTCTTCCACACGAAGGGCAATCCCCTGCTTTTTCATCCTTCCTTCTAGTTTTTTCACCTGGATATGCGCGATCTTACGTACATCCTCCCGCCTCAGCGGATGGAACACGATCACTTCATCCAGACGGTTGATAAATTCCGGCCGGAATGTCATCTTCACGGCTTCCATCACCCGTTCCTGAATCTCTTCTTCCCGCCGCTGATCCTCCCTGCCTTCATCTCTGGAGAATCCAAGCGAACTTTTCCCGGTGATCTCTCTGGCTCCAATGTTGGAGGTCATGACAATAATTGTATTTTTAAAGCTTACAGTACGTCCCTGGGCATCTGTAAGCCTTCCGTCATCCAAAACCTGCAGCAGAGTGTTCCACACATCCGGATGGGCTTTCTCAATCTCATCCAGGAGCAGGATACTGTATGGACGTTTCCTCACCATCTCTGTAAGCTGTCCTCCCTCATCGTATCCTACATATCCCGGAGGCGAACCGATCAGTTTGGATACGGTGTAAGCTTCCATATATTCTGACATATCCAGCCGGATCATAGCATTCTCATCATGGAACAATACTTCTGCCAGCGCCCGGCACAGTTCTGTTTTCCCCACACCTGTAGGTCCAAGGAAAAGAAAAGAGCCAATCGGCTTCTCTGGATCTGCCACTCCTGTGCGGCCCCGCCGTATAGCCCTCGCCACGGCGGACACTCCTTCATCTTGGCCGATCACCCGCTCGTGCAGCGTATATTCCAATGTCCGGAGCCGTTCTGTCTCATCCTCTGTCAGCATAGTAACGGGGATTCCGGTCCAGGCAGAAACCACGCCCGCGATATCCTGAGCCGTCACCTGTCCGCACTGCTCTTTCTGCCATGCGTCCTGCCGCTGGTCCAGCTCTTCTGCCAACGCTTTCTGCTGGTCCCTGAGCTGGGCGGCTCTCTCGTATTCCTGCGCATCCGCGGCGGCCTTTTTCTCTCGGTCAGTCCTGCGGATCTCTTCTTCCAGCTCCAGAAGATTGGGCGGCGTAGTAAGACCCTTGGTCTTGATCTGGGAAGCGGCCTCATCCATAACATCTACCGCCTTATCCGGGAGAAACCGGTCCTGGATATACCGGCTGGACAGCTCTACCGCCGCCCGGACCGCCTCTTCTGTGATCGTAAGCCCATGATAGACTTCGTATTTTTCTTTCAATCCCATCAGGATTTTTACCGCGTCTTCCTCATTCGGCTCTTCTACCGCGACTGGCTGGAATCTACGCTCAAAAGCCGCGTCTTTCTCAATATGCTGACGGTACTCTTTCAAAGTCGTCGCTCCTATGACCTGAAGACTTCCTCTTGCCAATACGGGTTTCAAGATATTTGCGGCATCCATAGTCTCGCTGGCGCCGGCTCCCGCTCCCATGATCATATGCAGTTCATCAATAAAAAGGATTACGTTGCCGTCCGCTTCTGTCTCTTTCAAGAACAGCTTCATCCGTTCCTCAAAATCTCCCCGGAATCTGGCGCCGGAGAGCATCCCCACCAAATCCATGGCAATGATTCTCTTTTGCCTCAGATTAGACGGCACTCTGCCTTCCGCGATCCGCTGGGCCAGCCCTTCTACCACCGCTGTCTTGCCGACTCCCGGTTCCCCAGTCAGTACCGGGTTATTCTTGGTCCTCCTGGACAGCACCTGAATCAGCCGCTGGATCACATCTTCCCGGCCGATCATGGGATCATATTCCCCTTCTTCCGCCTTCTTTGTGACATCCATTCCAAATTTCTCTACTATACTTTCCTGCTGATCCTCTTCTTGCTCCCCTTCTGCCTCATCTTCCTCACCTGGCTGGAGCTTGCTCCCTTCTTCCATGGCCTTTTCTAGTCCCGGTTTTCCCGCCATTGAAACCGGCAGATCAGCTTTCCCCAATTCTCCCCGCAAGGCTTCCATATCTACCTCCAGCGAAGCCATAAGCTGGGCGGCGGCACATTCTCCCGCGTCCAGGATTGCCCGCAGAAGATCTGCAGGTTCTATCTGCGAGCGCCCGCGGACTTCTCCACGGGTTTGGGCAAGACGGATCACCTGGGCTGCCTCATCGGATATCTGTACAGCGTAAAAATTACCGCCTGCCTTTGCATCGATATCATATTGATGGAGATACTCTTCGATCAGTTTCTGATCCAATCCATTTCTCCGCAGGACCTGGCCCGCTTTTCCTTCCTCCTGAGCCAGCGCCCACAGAAGATGTTCGCTTCCTATAAACTTATGTCCCATATGTGTGACAAACTGCAGCGCAGCCTGAAACACCTTCACCATCCGGGAACTAAAAAGATTCAGATTAATTTCCATGTTTACACACCCCCTGTTCGATCTTCGCTATGTCATCCCGCAGTTTCGCGGCTTCTTCGTAATTCTCTAGTTTTGCGGCTTCACTCAGGCGGCAGCGCAGTTCTGCCAGTTTCCGCCTTCTTACTAAGCCCTCCACTGCCATATCCGGGAACGCCTTGTCTCCCAGATGTCTGGGATCTGGCTGGCCCGGCCACCAGCCTGTATAATTCTTGAACTCTTCTGTCTTCCCGGCCGCGGCCGCCTGGCTCCACATCTTCCGCAGACAGTCCTCGCATACCGGTACCTGGTAGATATTCCCCATCCAGTTGATATAGAAGACACGGCTTACATTCACCTTATTGCAGAATTGGCATTTCATTTAAAGTCACCCCTTTATTCACCTTATGCTCTATTTCTATGTTCTAACATTATTCAAATACTTAATAGTTAAGTTTTTAATAATATAGTACATAATTTTTAAATTGTCAATAAACTGGGGATAAAAAAATAAGCCGACTCATTATAAGCGGCTCATTTAATGTTTATAGACTCCTTTTTTATGTCTTGATAGAATTCTAATTTATTCCGTTTTGGATGTTTTTAATTCCCATTCATCTATGAATATACATTCTTGTCATATCAGGTTCATCATCCCCTTGAACCATGCATAAAAATTCCCAGCCATATCTTTCATAAAAACCCGTATGGTCTGTGATCAGATAGATTGGCGTTATTCCTTTGGACTTCGTATCCTTCACGACCATATCAAGTAATTGTCCCGCAATTCCTTGACAGCGATATTCCTTTTCAGTATATACCGCGCATACATTGGGCGTAAGGTCTTTCCTGCTGTGAAAATCATTTTCGATCACTCCAAGGCCGCCTACGATGCGGCCGCTGTCTAAGCAGAGATACCAGCCAAATTCCGTTTCATTATTAAGATAGGCTTCCATACATTCAAGATAAGCCTCTTTTGGTACTTTCCATTTATCATGAAACCATGCAGCGGCAGCTTCTTTCATTTCTGGCTTTTGTCTTAACGTCACATAGATATATTCCTTCATAATTTGCTTCCTCAGATCAGAATATAAACAAAAAACTCGGAAAACGAGTGTTTCCCGAGTTCTCCAAGAGGCGCCAACCAGATTTGAACTGGTGATGAAGGTGTTGCAGACCTCTGCCTTACCACTTGGCTATGGCGCCTGGTGACTCCAACGGGAATCGAACCCGTGTTACCGCCGTGAAAGGGCGATGTCTTAACCGCTTGACCATGGAGCCATATCACGTCTTATGTGGCGTGACCGGGATTTATAATATCATATCCTCTCCGAATTTGCAACGGTTTTTTTATTTTTCTTTGAATTTCACGTCCGTTGACAAACCAGCCCAAATCCGCTATCTTGAATGGAGAAAATAGATTGCCTGTAAATCAATGAAAATAGAAGGAGACATCTCTATGAAATCATTAGTGTTAGCTGAAAAACCTTCGGTGGCCAGAGACATTGCCAGAGTCCTTGGCTGCCGCAAGAATCTGCCCGGCGCTATCGAGGGCAGCAAATATATCGTTACCTGGGCCTTGGGCCATCTGGTCACTTTGGCGGATCCGGAAGCCTACGACCCGAAGTTCAAAGAATGGAAGATGGATTATCTTCCTATGATGCCAGGAAAATGGGACCTGGTGGTCATCAAGCAGACCGCCAAACAGTATAGCCACGTGAAAGCCCAGCTTTTCCGCAAGGATGTGGACACCGTCATCATTGCTACAGACGCCGGCCGGGAAGGAGAACTGGTAGCCCGCTGGATCCTGGATCGATCCGGCTGCCGCAAGCCTATCAAGAGGCTCTGGATCTCTTCTGTCACAGACAAAGCCATCCGGGAAGGCTTTTCCCATTTAAAAGACGGCCGGCAGTATGATCCGCTCTATCACGCGGCCAGAAGCCGGGCGGAAGCAGACTGGCTGGTGGGCATCAACGCTACCCGCGCCCTGACCTGCAAGTACAACGCCCAGCTCTCCTGCGGACGGGTACAGACTCCCACCCTTGCCATCATCGCAAGCCGAGAAGAAGAGATCCGCGCTTTCCGCCCAGAAGAATACTACGGATTGACCTGCATGGCCGGCGGCGTTGCCTGGACCTGGAAACATAAGAAAAGCGGCAGCTCCCGTTCTTTCCAGAAAGCCTTCATCCAGGATCTGGAAACTTCTCTGAAGGGACAGACGCTTGCCATAAGCCACATACAGAAACAGCAGAAGAAAACCTTTTCTCCAGGTCTTTACGACCTGACAGAACTGCAAAGAGACGCCAACAAACGCTTTGGCTTCTCCGCCAAGGAAACCCTGAATATCATGCAGCGGCTCTACGAGCACCACAAGGTCCTGACCTATCCCAGAACGGATTCCCGATACATCGGCACAGATATTGTACCTACGCTGAAAGAAAGGCTGGCCGCCTGCAATATCGGCCCCTACCGGAAATATATCCCAGCCCTTTTGAAAGGGCAGATCAAGACCAGCAAATCTTTCGTAGACGA is part of the Lachnospiraceae bacterium KGMB03038 genome and encodes:
- a CDS encoding substrate-binding domain-containing protein, whose protein sequence is MKRKMALLTMMAMLSLSIAACGSGGSSDSGDSGSGESSSSSGEVANKDKPLVWFNRQPSNSSTGELDMTALNFNENTYYVGFDANQGAELQGTMVKDYIEANIDTIDRNGDGVIGYVLAIGDIGHNDSIARTRGVRKALGTGVEKDGNINSEPIGTNTDGSASAVQDGTLEVDGTSYVVRELASQEMKNSAGATWDAATAGNAIGTWSSSFGDDIDVVVSNNDGMGMSMFNAWSKDNKVPTFGYDANNDAVAAIAEGYGGTISQHADVQAYLTLRVLRNALDGVDIDTGIGTADDAGNVLSEDVYRYSEEERSYYALNVAVTAENYKDFTDSTKVYEPVSKQLDESTSPTKKVWLNIYNASDNFLSSTYQPLLQNYDDLLNLEVEYIGGDGQTESNITNRLGNPSQYDAFAINMVKTDNASSYTSILSQ
- a CDS encoding MarR family transcriptional regulator encodes the protein MDYELREQFFTSIIHFRKLESSLSSECEMQMNEMMILQSIAAGCCSECPCMNLDVPKMQNKLHISKPAISYILNTLEKKDYITREIDPKDRRKVSISATDKGRAAAEQSLKKYDQIWDALLDRFGEDNMRQLIDLIHTLDELYLSLDK
- a CDS encoding sugar ABC transporter ATP-binding protein, translating into MADKKDDIVLSIRGMCKSFGRNRVLDHINLDVKRGTVMGLMGENGAGKSTMMKCLFGTYQKDEGKIFLDGKEVSFSGPKDALENGIAMVHQELNQCLERNVMDNLFLGRYPVNSLGVIDEGRMKKEASELFRKLGMTVNLTQPMRNMSVSQRQMCEIAKAISYNAKVIVLDEPTSSLTVQEVEKLFEMMRMLKEQGIALIYISHKMDEIFEICDEISVLRDGNLVMTKDSKDTDMNELIAAMVGRSLENRFPPVDNTPKDVILSVQHLSTKFEPYLKDISFDVREGEIFGLYGLVGAGRTELLETIFGVRTRAAGRVYFNNRLMNFNSAKEAMDHGFAMITEERKANGLFLKGDLTFNTTIANLDSYKTGPALSDAKMEKATMKEIKVMRTKCMGPTDMITSLSGGNQQKVIFGKWLEREPQVFMMDEPTRGIDVGAKYEIYELIINMAKQGKTIIVVSSEMPEILGITNRIGVMSNGHLSGIVNTKETDQEELLRLSAKYL
- a CDS encoding ATP-dependent Clp protease ATP-binding subunit, producing the protein MEINLNLFSSRMVKVFQAALQFVTHMGHKFIGSEHLLWALAQEEGKAGQVLRRNGLDQKLIEEYLHQYDIDAKAGGNFYAVQISDEAAQVIRLAQTRGEVRGRSQIEPADLLRAILDAGECAAAQLMASLEVDMEALRGELGKADLPVSMAGKPGLEKAMEEGSKLQPGEEDEAEGEQEEDQQESIVEKFGMDVTKKAEEGEYDPMIGREDVIQRLIQVLSRRTKNNPVLTGEPGVGKTAVVEGLAQRIAEGRVPSNLRQKRIIAMDLVGMLSGARFRGDFEERMKLFLKETEADGNVILFIDELHMIMGAGAGASETMDAANILKPVLARGSLQVIGATTLKEYRQHIEKDAAFERRFQPVAVEEPNEEDAVKILMGLKEKYEVYHGLTITEEAVRAAVELSSRYIQDRFLPDKAVDVMDEAASQIKTKGLTTPPNLLELEEEIRRTDREKKAAADAQEYERAAQLRDQQKALAEELDQRQDAWQKEQCGQVTAQDIAGVVSAWTGIPVTMLTEDETERLRTLEYTLHERVIGQDEGVSAVARAIRRGRTGVADPEKPIGSFLFLGPTGVGKTELCRALAEVLFHDENAMIRLDMSEYMEAYTVSKLIGSPPGYVGYDEGGQLTEMVRKRPYSILLLDEIEKAHPDVWNTLLQVLDDGRLTDAQGRTVSFKNTIIVMTSNIGAREITGKSSLGFSRDEGREDQRREEEIQERVMEAVKMTFRPEFINRLDEVIVFHPLRREDVRKIAHIQVKKLEGRMKKQGIALRVEESAVEELAQRGYDPVYGARPLKRTIQSMLQNAVADRLLDGNLSGRDELVAYAEGEKIQIRTGRS